In a single window of the Leptospiraceae bacterium genome:
- a CDS encoding PAS domain-containing protein has translation MKDDYPLFEVILEFNPKGIKRLELHSSTITDCNEEFADSIGYAREELIGQPLNTITLSEDVEDFSSLILKNGKTTQSQKLD, from the coding sequence ATGAAAGACGACTATCCACTTTTCGAAGTTATTCTAGAATTTAATCCCAAAGGGATCAAAAGGCTTGAATTACATTCTTCTACTATAACAGATTGTAATGAAGAATTTGCGGATTCTATCGGTTATGCGCGTGAAGAATTAATCGGACAACCATTAAATACAATCACTCTAAGTGAGGATGTGGAAGACTTTTCTAGTTTGATTCTTAAAAATGGAAAAACTACTCAGAGTCAAAAATTAGACTAA
- a CDS encoding PAS domain-containing protein, which yields MHEPTEFAYSILDSLSAHVAILGGDGVILAVNRAWRMFCDSNTPKGLKVAAQEGSNYLSVCEKAKGNNSEEAEEMLAGIRSVINREQMEFSIQYPCHSPTEKRWFQALVTPYREEDTTQFIVVHVNVTSEVQKEDGT from the coding sequence ATGCATGAACCAACAGAGTTTGCCTACTCAATACTAGATTCGCTTTCTGCGCATGTTGCCATATTAGGAGGAGATGGAGTTATCCTTGCAGTAAACCGTGCATGGAGAATGTTTTGCGATAGCAATACTCCCAAGGGCTTAAAAGTAGCAGCTCAAGAAGGAAGTAACTATTTATCCGTCTGCGAAAAAGCAAAAGGTAATAATTCAGAGGAAGCTGAGGAAATGCTTGCTGGTATCCGCTCGGTTATTAACCGCGAACAAATGGAATTTTCCATTCAGTATCCCTGTCATTCTCCGACTGAAAAAAGATGGTTTCAGGCACTTGTAACCCCTTATCGAGAAGAGGACACTACGCAGTTTATTGTGGTTCATGTGAATGTTACCTCAGAAGTTCAAAAGGAAGATGGAACCTAA
- a CDS encoding response regulator transcription factor translates to MNSLRSPYRIFLADDHDVLRFGLRTLLAKDSDFIIVGEADNGQDLLDSLEKASCHLVILDLSMPGMDGFKTLDLLRQRFPYIKVLIYSMHKEKEFFRKALTKNVNGYILKDENLEKLLEAVREIRSGKKYFSSELILYLADQFTINRESEVILDLLTKREREILKMIASGSTNKEIGGKLDISPRTVQTHRTNLMEKLRLKNTADLVKFAYTHGLL, encoded by the coding sequence ATGAATTCTCTGCGTTCACCTTACAGAATATTTCTCGCTGATGATCATGATGTTTTGCGTTTTGGCTTAAGAACACTGCTCGCAAAAGATTCTGATTTTATAATTGTTGGAGAAGCGGATAATGGTCAGGATTTACTTGACTCTTTAGAAAAAGCAAGCTGTCATCTGGTTATTCTTGATTTGTCAATGCCAGGAATGGATGGATTTAAGACATTAGATTTATTACGTCAACGTTTTCCCTATATCAAAGTTTTAATTTACTCTATGCATAAAGAAAAAGAATTCTTTCGCAAGGCGCTGACTAAAAACGTAAATGGATATATTTTAAAAGATGAGAATCTAGAAAAATTACTGGAGGCTGTTCGAGAAATCAGATCGGGTAAAAAATACTTTTCCTCAGAACTGATTTTATACTTAGCAGATCAATTTACCATTAACCGTGAGAGTGAAGTAATACTAGACCTTCTTACAAAAAGGGAACGAGAAATTTTGAAAATGATAGCCTCTGGCTCTACCAATAAAGAAATTGGCGGCAAACTTGATATTAGCCCCCGCACTGTCCAAACACATAGAACGAACCTTATGGAAAAACTTAGACTAAAAAATACCGCCGACTTAGTTAAATTCGCCTACACCCACGGACTGTTATAG
- a CDS encoding Crp/Fnr family transcriptional regulator, with product MTTTKVPNKLESNQIQYTDFSETMMGQLKESKCILNYERSDFLFRKGEQAEYIYFVQSGFIQLFRSSLDHKEHSLIVLGAGEWIGYRDALSGGFYQHDARSLRQTTVYRFPNSSLSLAMKENPPFMSVLIQEMIKGWTESEERIYTLNGRKIYERLAEFLLKLEKREFANKEEKSIPIELNLPITRQVLASLLGTTKESIIRALSDFKNRGWIDVYRDKIFLLNKESLIRLVESG from the coding sequence ATGACTACTACAAAAGTTCCAAATAAATTAGAATCAAACCAAATTCAATACACAGATTTTTCAGAAACTATGATGGGGCAATTAAAAGAAAGCAAGTGTATTTTGAACTATGAACGCAGTGATTTTCTGTTTCGAAAGGGAGAACAGGCGGAGTATATTTATTTTGTTCAGTCTGGTTTTATACAATTGTTTCGTTCTAGTTTAGATCATAAAGAGCATTCATTAATTGTGTTAGGCGCTGGTGAATGGATTGGATATCGAGATGCACTCAGTGGAGGGTTCTATCAACACGATGCAAGGTCATTGCGTCAAACAACAGTTTACCGCTTCCCGAATTCAAGTCTGAGTCTTGCCATGAAAGAGAATCCCCCTTTCATGTCTGTATTGATTCAAGAAATGATCAAAGGTTGGACAGAGTCAGAAGAAAGAATTTATACATTAAATGGGCGCAAAATCTATGAACGACTAGCAGAATTTTTGCTAAAATTAGAAAAAAGAGAATTCGCAAATAAAGAAGAAAAGTCAATTCCTATAGAATTAAACCTTCCTATTACCCGTCAAGTTTTAGCAAGCTTACTTGGAACTACAAAAGAATCCATCATTCGAGCACTTTCTGATTTCAAAAATAGAGGTTGGATTGATGTTTATAGGGATAAGATTTTCCTTTTAAACAAAGAATCTTTAATAAGATTAGTGGAAAGCGGCTAA
- a CDS encoding response regulator transcription factor: MENYKIIIVDENAILRSAVRIMISRMPEMQVIDETNKGSNLLNKLAETSCDLVWMDTALPDMDGYEILSQIKKVYPIVKILIYTSSHEKEHIERLLDTGVQGILLKDDYFSVIPIAIQAIRDGGTYYSEDLIY, translated from the coding sequence ATGGAAAATTATAAAATTATCATTGTAGATGAAAATGCAATTTTGCGATCTGCTGTGCGAATTATGATAAGCAGAATGCCTGAGATGCAAGTTATAGATGAAACGAATAAGGGGAGCAATCTTCTAAATAAGTTAGCAGAGACCTCATGCGATCTTGTATGGATGGATACTGCTTTGCCTGATATGGATGGATACGAAATACTTTCGCAGATAAAGAAAGTATACCCCATAGTTAAAATACTGATTTATACTTCCAGTCATGAAAAAGAACATATAGAGCGTCTACTAGATACGGGTGTTCAGGGAATACTATTAAAAGATGATTATTTTTCTGTTATTCCAATTGCAATCCAAGCGATTCGAGACGGCGGAACTTATTATTCAGAGGATCTTATTTATTAG
- a CDS encoding PAS domain S-box protein: MQWKFPKKQTIRNILAILLPFLSLTIQFALWEFLNPYIWILFFPTVYISAWLGNKRSGFIAATISALLGLWFFAAPTFTLVKEFRQYIASIVFLISGFAFTIFHDRLRKLNEKHLELMENTRSAEKKHIEEILALSEYKYSLIFDKSPFAIALAKFPESEMVAVNDAFLSLFEYTREEVIGKTTLELGLNTTDSLNEVRKIMNENGIIKNFKTVRRTKNGKEINMVLSMSWVEILGVKHSLSTIQDITEQKQAAIALKESKDISRTILDTILDCVITINEKGIIQSINPSTVATFGYTQEELIGHSITLLMPESHAAEHPNYLQRYFKTGDMRIIGIGREVRAKRKDGTTFPIYLSVGEFVLNGERSFVGIIRDITTMVSAREELNLHRDNLEELVKNRTKELQTIQKDLLIAKEKAEHASASKTQFLASASHDLRQPLQAANMLVYLLGEKVIDAESTDIINKLKSSLDSLGELLNSLLDISKLDAGMIYPDKVGFPLSAIFKKIENDMSVIADAKGLALRIFPTDAIVYSDPKLLEQIIRNLVFNALKYTKTGRVLLGARTRGTRLLIQVYDTGIGIPNDKLDKIFEEFYQVNNSARNRKKGLGLGLAIVRRLVKLMGHTIEVKSNFGRGTKFEITVPISEVAKRKNWFNTRKTNQNSSSKVIVVIEDDSQNLETMKLLLGQWGHTVITGSSAEDALTNLYSSQARPDLILADYRLENEKTGIEAITLIRSRFNPFISALLLTGDTSPTRLREAKASGLKILHKPINPIELKTTIDSFQNIQEANK; encoded by the coding sequence ATGCAATGGAAATTTCCAAAAAAGCAAACGATTCGGAATATACTGGCAATCCTATTACCTTTTCTTAGTTTAACTATTCAGTTTGCTCTTTGGGAATTTCTAAATCCATATATCTGGATTCTTTTTTTCCCAACTGTTTATATAAGTGCATGGCTCGGCAACAAACGGAGTGGCTTTATTGCTGCTACCATCTCTGCCTTATTAGGTCTTTGGTTCTTTGCTGCGCCAACATTTACCCTGGTAAAAGAATTTCGGCAGTATATTGCGTCTATCGTTTTCTTAATCTCTGGTTTCGCATTTACAATCTTTCATGATCGATTGAGAAAATTAAACGAAAAGCATTTAGAGCTAATGGAGAATACCCGCTCAGCAGAAAAAAAACATATCGAAGAAATTCTAGCTCTTAGCGAATACAAGTATTCTCTCATTTTTGACAAATCCCCTTTCGCTATAGCCTTAGCTAAGTTCCCGGAAAGTGAAATGGTGGCAGTAAATGATGCATTCCTATCTTTATTCGAATACACAAGAGAGGAAGTTATCGGAAAAACAACGCTGGAACTGGGATTAAATACGACTGACTCATTAAACGAAGTTCGCAAGATAATGAATGAGAATGGGATTATTAAGAATTTCAAAACAGTTCGTCGGACTAAAAACGGTAAAGAAATAAATATGGTGCTTTCGATGAGTTGGGTTGAGATTTTAGGAGTAAAGCACTCTCTCTCCACCATACAAGACATCACTGAGCAGAAACAAGCGGCAATTGCATTAAAAGAGAGCAAGGATATTTCTAGGACAATCTTAGATACAATACTTGATTGTGTTATTACAATCAACGAAAAAGGAATCATACAATCCATAAATCCATCCACTGTGGCAACTTTCGGTTATACACAAGAGGAGCTAATCGGTCATAGCATTACTTTACTAATGCCAGAAAGCCATGCAGCAGAACATCCCAATTATCTACAAAGATACTTTAAAACAGGAGATATGCGGATAATAGGGATTGGTCGTGAAGTAAGAGCAAAGCGAAAAGATGGAACGACGTTTCCGATTTACCTTTCTGTCGGAGAATTTGTTTTAAATGGAGAGCGCAGTTTTGTTGGAATCATAAGAGACATTACCACAATGGTGAGTGCCAGAGAAGAACTTAATCTTCACAGAGACAATCTAGAAGAATTAGTAAAGAACAGAACAAAAGAATTGCAGACAATACAAAAGGACTTATTAATTGCAAAAGAAAAAGCAGAACACGCAAGTGCATCTAAAACACAATTCCTTGCTTCTGCTAGTCATGATTTGAGGCAACCATTGCAAGCAGCGAATATGCTTGTATACCTTCTCGGTGAAAAGGTAATAGATGCAGAATCTACAGACATAATCAACAAACTTAAGTCTTCCCTAGATTCACTAGGAGAGCTTTTAAATTCGCTCTTAGATATTTCTAAACTAGACGCAGGTATGATTTATCCGGATAAGGTTGGTTTTCCGCTATCAGCCATTTTTAAAAAAATTGAAAACGATATGTCGGTTATCGCTGATGCAAAAGGACTTGCTCTAAGAATTTTTCCTACGGATGCAATTGTCTATTCTGATCCAAAACTTCTAGAACAAATCATACGCAATTTAGTTTTCAATGCGCTTAAATATACAAAGACTGGTAGAGTGCTCTTAGGAGCAAGAACAAGAGGAACAAGACTTTTAATTCAAGTATACGATACTGGAATTGGTATTCCAAATGATAAACTAGATAAGATATTCGAAGAGTTTTACCAAGTGAATAATTCTGCAAGAAATAGAAAGAAAGGTCTAGGCTTGGGACTAGCCATTGTTAGACGCCTTGTAAAACTAATGGGGCATACTATTGAAGTTAAATCCAATTTCGGAAGAGGAACTAAATTTGAAATCACAGTTCCGATCAGTGAAGTCGCTAAAAGAAAAAATTGGTTCAATACGAGAAAGACAAATCAGAATTCTTCCTCTAAAGTAATTGTTGTGATAGAAGATGATAGCCAGAACTTAGAAACTATGAAATTATTATTAGGGCAATGGGGTCACACAGTTATCACTGGCTCTTCTGCCGAAGACGCTTTAACAAACTTATATTCCTCTCAAGCTAGACCAGATTTAATATTGGCAGACTATCGACTTGAAAACGAAAAAACGGGAATAGAGGCAATTACTCTTATCCGCTCTAGATTTAATCCATTTATTTCGGCGCTTCTCCTTACGGGAGATACTTCACCCACTAGATTACGGGAAGCAAAGGCAAGCGGATTAAAGATTCTACATAAACCAATCAACCCAATAGAATTAAAAACTACAATTGACAGCTTTCAGAATATTCAGGAGGCTAATAAATAA
- a CDS encoding SCO family protein, whose product MINQTFKLYSQNLYTMMILFSISCLSFIGCKKTNEIELKSAPVGGDFTLQSNTGNYSLTQSRGKVVLIYFGFTSCPDVCPTTLSNIAQAFKGLDSKEIMKVQTLFISVDPERDKLDRLQEYAAFFHPQILALTGSLEGLQRVAALYGAYFRKEKVSSSMEYTMDHTSTVFVVNQDGKWVDSIPHGTSPSDFKKTILKYVK is encoded by the coding sequence ATGATAAACCAAACATTTAAACTTTATTCTCAAAACCTTTATACGATGATGATTCTATTCTCTATTTCTTGCCTTTCCTTTATCGGATGCAAAAAAACAAATGAGATAGAATTGAAATCTGCACCCGTTGGTGGAGATTTTACACTGCAATCCAATACCGGCAACTATTCATTAACCCAATCGAGAGGCAAAGTAGTGTTAATCTACTTCGGATTCACTTCTTGTCCTGATGTTTGTCCAACGACTCTTTCCAATATTGCACAGGCATTCAAAGGACTTGATTCTAAAGAGATTATGAAAGTGCAAACATTGTTTATCTCCGTTGATCCCGAAAGAGACAAACTTGATAGACTCCAAGAATACGCAGCCTTCTTTCATCCACAAATCCTTGCTCTCACAGGCTCTCTCGAAGGACTACAACGAGTAGCCGCTCTCTACGGAGCTTACTTTCGAAAGGAAAAAGTCTCCTCTAGTATGGAATACACAATGGATCATACCTCTACAGTCTTCGTTGTAAATCAAGACGGCAAATGGGTAGACTCCATTCCTCACGGCACTTCTCCTTCCGATTTCAAAAAAACAATCCTCAAATACGTAAAGTGA
- a CDS encoding copper chaperone PCu(A)C → MKRIFTFSLILLSISLFARDSKKGISIENAYIKIVPAVSPNSVAFLSVKNGTNKDVKLVKVESDVSNSVEMHNMTMDAGVMKMRQIDSILIPANSSVELKPGGFHIMLIGLKSALKKEDKKAFSFYFDNGQKEKMELLVKDVSEADKSSMDHDHHNHSPDSNVATSANGNEPQEAHSHQETQSNVVDHAKHQGHASHAMHNRADAISPAGIMAPHMHEVGKWMLDYRYMGMNMWGLQNGKNSLNEYATLYYKYNDPSVQMPSGSLITGSPLGNTFPILNANSYNYMSVPTDMIMEMHMASVMTNVSENWMLMFMVPVVNNKMTLLSSNLDKAPMSSAGLGDVSFSAAYRFFHNERHALFGGMGLGVPTGSIDERDWMPMMGKQKVPYNMQPGSGTFSLLPQFSYIGNHKRLSWGILSQATLRVGKNDSHYRFGNRYESSLWFSFLIFDSWSVSFRMQKQRWLNLSGSDTSLDPKMDPQNDPYRQGGMRTDALLGVNFLVTGGILQGFRFGVEAGKPMWQTLNGPQLATRQIFNVFAQYSF, encoded by the coding sequence ATGAAAAGAATATTTACATTTTCACTTATACTACTGTCTATTTCGCTTTTTGCAAGAGATAGTAAGAAAGGTATTTCAATAGAAAATGCTTACATTAAGATTGTCCCTGCTGTTAGCCCCAACTCGGTAGCTTTCTTAAGCGTAAAGAATGGAACCAATAAAGATGTCAAACTTGTGAAAGTTGAATCCGATGTTTCTAACTCGGTTGAAATGCACAATATGACAATGGATGCAGGAGTAATGAAGATGCGTCAAATAGATAGTATCCTAATTCCAGCCAATAGCTCTGTAGAGTTAAAGCCCGGCGGTTTTCATATAATGCTCATTGGACTCAAGTCTGCGTTAAAGAAAGAGGATAAGAAAGCGTTTTCCTTTTATTTCGACAATGGACAAAAAGAAAAGATGGAACTTCTCGTTAAGGATGTTTCCGAAGCAGACAAATCTTCAATGGATCACGATCATCACAATCATTCACCTGATTCTAATGTTGCTACATCGGCTAATGGCAATGAGCCGCAAGAGGCACACTCTCATCAGGAAACTCAATCCAATGTAGTAGATCATGCAAAACACCAGGGACATGCCTCTCATGCGATGCACAATAGAGCAGATGCAATTTCTCCCGCGGGGATCATGGCTCCTCATATGCATGAAGTAGGAAAGTGGATGCTTGATTATCGTTATATGGGAATGAATATGTGGGGACTTCAGAATGGAAAAAATTCTTTAAACGAATATGCAACTCTCTATTATAAATACAATGACCCTTCAGTGCAAATGCCTTCTGGAAGTTTGATTACAGGCTCTCCACTTGGAAATACATTTCCCATTTTAAATGCAAATTCTTATAATTATATGTCTGTGCCAACGGATATGATAATGGAAATGCATATGGCAAGCGTGATGACTAACGTTTCCGAAAACTGGATGCTCATGTTCATGGTTCCTGTTGTGAATAATAAGATGACACTGCTTTCGAGTAATTTAGATAAGGCTCCTATGAGTTCCGCGGGGCTAGGCGATGTTAGCTTCAGTGCCGCCTATCGTTTCTTTCACAACGAAAGACATGCTTTATTTGGGGGAATGGGACTTGGTGTTCCGACTGGCTCTATCGATGAAAGAGATTGGATGCCTATGATGGGAAAACAAAAGGTTCCCTATAATATGCAACCCGGCTCTGGAACATTTAGTCTATTGCCACAATTTAGTTATATCGGAAATCATAAGCGGCTAAGCTGGGGTATCCTCTCACAGGCAACCCTGAGAGTTGGAAAGAATGATAGCCATTATCGTTTTGGAAATAGATATGAAAGCTCTCTTTGGTTTTCGTTTTTAATTTTTGATTCATGGAGTGTTTCGTTTAGAATGCAGAAGCAAAGATGGCTTAACCTCTCCGGCTCTGATACATCTCTCGATCCAAAGATGGATCCCCAGAATGATCCTTACAGACAAGGAGGAATGCGAACAGATGCTCTTCTTGGAGTGAATTTCTTAGTCACAGGTGGAATTCTGCAAGGATTTCGATTTGGTGTAGAAGCAGGAAAGCCTATGTGGCAAACCTTAAATGGACCTCAATTGGCAACACGACAAATCTTCAATGTATTTGCTCAATATAGTTTTTAA